A region of the Hyalangium ruber genome:
GTGTACCGGCAGCGTCTCGGCGCACGAGTGCCACGGAGAAGCCCTCGGGAGGGACCGCCTCGGATGGCCCGAGGATTTCGAGGGTATCCGCCAGCGCTGCCGGGGAGAGCAGCAGGAGCAGGACTAGAGGGAGCCGGTTCAGAGCCTCGACTCTACAAGGCTCTCCGGATTCCCCGAAATCCTATCTACCGCCTCTGACGCAGATCCTGCCTCACCCCCACGCCAGCGCACTCCCGAGCTTTCAAGGACTATCTGGCTGGGCGGGCGTTATCTGCCCCCCGGCGTTACCCCACGGCGTCTTGAGCTTCTTGATGACGGGGGGCCGGGTGTCGACGCTGAACTTCTGGCTGTCCTCCTGCTGGCTTCCGCCCACGGAGACGGCGCGGATCTTCACCTCGTTCTCGCCCTCCTTGAGGGCCACGGTGCGGGTGAAGGAGCCGTCCTTGCTAGGCGAGAACGTCTCTCCGCCGACTTCCAGGCGGATGCCGGGCTCGGCCTGACCCTGGACGACGATCTCGCGCTTGTTCTGGCGGCCCGCGGGCCACTGCACCTTGCGCAGGAGGCTGGCGGGCACGGGCGTCGGCTCGGAGGGTCCGTTGGAGCCCGGCCGCACCACGGACTGCTGGCCGGCGCGGACGATGACGACCTTGCCGTTGCCGACGAACTCCACCTGCCCCTCGCGCGAGCCGACGGCCACGGTGCCCTCGCCGTCGTTGCTCATGGTGAAGGTACCCTCGGTGGCGCGCGCCACCGCGTCGCTGTTGGCCGCCTTCACCTCGAAGGTGTGCCGGCTGCCGGGGCGCACGGTGGTCGTCGCCATACCGCTGGCGAGCATGATGCGGGAGAGCGAGTCACTGAGCTGCTCGACCGTCACCTCGGTGCCGGAGTCCATGCGGACCAACACCGACTCGCCGCCGATGAGCACGGCGTACGAGCCGTCCCGGGTGCGCACCGCGTCGGTGGCGCGCAGGGTGACGCCCTTCTCCACCTTCTGCCAGGTGCCGTCCTTGCGCCGCACCTCCACGGTGCCGGACACCTCGCTGATCTCCATCTCCACGGGCTTGTCGGGCACGGGCGCCTCGACGACGGGCGGCGGAGCCACCACGGGCGGAGGAGGCGGAGGCGGAGGCGGCTTGTGCAGGAACAGGAAGTACCCCAGCGGCAGGGCCGCCAGAATCAACACGAGCCCGATGAGGAAGGGCGCCTGGCGTTTCATGGGGGGGGTTCCGGACATTACCGATCGAAGGCTATCTCACGCTCAGGCCTTGAGCAGCCACACCGTAAAACATGAGCCCTTGCCCTGCTCGGTCCGGACCTCGATGCTGCCGCCCGCCTCGTTGATCACCCGGTAGGCGACCGAGAGACCGAGCCCCACATTGGACCACACGTCCTTGGTGGTGAAGAAGGGCTCGAAGATGCGCTCGCGGTGCTCGGGGGCGATGCCCTTGCCGGTGTCCTCCACCTCGACGAAGCAGCGGCCCTCGCGCTCGCCGGTGCGAACGGTGAGCTGCTTGGTGGGAACCTTGAGCATCGCCGTGCGGGCGTTGGACAGCAGGGCGAGGATGACCTGGGTGGTCTGCCCCGGGTCGGCCTTCACGCGGGGCAGCTCGGGCGCCAGCTCCATGGCCAGGGTGATGCCCTCGGCCTTGCTCTGGTTCTCGGTGAGCGACAGCGCGTCGCGCGCCACGGCGTTGAGGTCCATCGGCCGCATCTCGGCGCGCTGGCTCTGCTGGGAGAAGCGCAGCAGGTTCTGGGTGATCTCCTTGCAGCGCTTGGCGCTCAGCTCGATCTTCCGCAGCATGTCGAGGTCCGGATCAGCATCCGGGCGGGTCATCAACATGAGCTGCACGTAGCCGAGGATGCCGGCCAGGGGGTTGTTGAGCTCGTGGGCCACGCCGGCGCCGAGCTGCCCCACCGCCGCGAGCTTCTGGGCCTCGAGCAACTGGACCTGGGCGGCCTGCAACTCGGCCATCGCCTCGTCCACCTTGGCGCGCAGGTCATCGTTCCAGCGCATCAACCGGGCACGGGCCGCCTCCAGCTCCGCGCCCATGTGGTTGAAGGTGCTGGCCAGGGCGGAGATCTCATCGAACCCGTCCACCTTCACGCGCCGGTCGAGCTCGCCGCGGCCAAAGGCCTCCGCGCCCTCCACCACCTTCGAGAGGCGCTCGGTGATGCGCCGGGTGTAGAGCGCGCCCAGGGCCAGCAGCACCGCCAGCGTGCCTCCAATGGACATGAGCACCGTGGAGCGCATGGAGCGCACCGGCCCCATGGCGCGCTCCTCGTCCACGGACACCACCACGTTGAAGTCGAGCTTGCCCGACACGCGCGCGGCGCTCACCCGGAGGGGGGGATCGGACGTCTGGAAGCTCTGCTCGATCTCAGCGCCCTGGGTGCGCAGGTGCGCGGCGACCTCGGGCTCCAGATCGCGCAGGCGCCGCTGGGGGTGGGAGCTGGCCAGGATGCGTCCGCCGCTGTCCACCAGATCGATGCGCCCCAGGGAGCCCTTGGCCTTCTGGGTCAGGAGCTTCTCCAGATCCTTGAAGACGATCTCCGCCAACACGAAGGAGGCGCCCTCGCCCGGCTCCAGCTTGATGGCGACCGCCACCGCGGCGCGGCCGCTCTGCTGGTGCGCGTATACGCGGCCCAGCGCCGCCTGCCCCTTGTCGCCGAAGCGCAGGGGCTGCACGGGCACGGCGCGCGCGAGGAGCTCGAGGTTCACCGGATCGAAGCCAGGGTGACCCTCGGGCCCCTCCCCTTCCTTCTCGGAGAAGACGGCGCGGCCCAGGGGCTTGCCCTCGGCGTCCAGGCGGAGCACGGCGCTCACGGCGGAGGACTGGCGGTAGACCAGGGACAGGGCGCCGTGGAGCTCCTCCTCGGTGAGGCCGGCCCAGTCCCAGGACTCGACCACCAGGGCCATGGCGTCCACCGTCTTCATCAGCGCGGCGTCCACGCTCTCGGCGGTGGCCACCGCCAGCGCCCGCTGCTCGCCGGCGATACGCGCGGCCAGCTGTGCCTCGGAGCTCGACAGGAGCCAGAAGCCCACGCCGGCCAGCGGCAGCACGGTGACCGCCAGCATGAAGAGGATGAGCTGCTGGTAGAGCTTCATCCGGTGACGGTCCGGCTCTCGCGATCGCGGTCGCTGCGAAGGAAGACCGAGCCCTGGATGGCCTTGGCGCGCTTCTTCAAGTCCGCGGCGCGCCGGGCCAGCTCGGCATGGTCATGGGACACGCCGTCGCTGATCACCGCGATGATGGAGACGGTCATGATGGGAACCTTTCGCTTCTCGCCGAAGCGGTCCTCCGCCTCGATGTGGCCCCGCTCCCGGTCCTGCCGGTCGTAATAGAGCGGGATGATGCGGTCGAAGGCCTCCATGGCGTGCTGGCAGATGCGGTCCACGGACTCGGGGTTGATGATGAAGACGAAGTCGTCACCGGCCACGTGGCCCAGGAAGTCTCCGGGCGAGCCCTCCTGCGCGAAGATCTCCCGCAGCAGGTCGGCCGTCTGGCGCACCACGCCATCGGCCTTCGCGAAGCCGTAGTAGTCGTTGTAGGCCTTGAGGTTGTCGAGATCGAGGTAGCAGAAGGCGAAGGGCCGGCGTGCCATGAGCCGGCGCTGCACCTCGCGCTCGATGGAGTTGGAGCCCGGAAGCTGCGTGGTGGGCGAGGCGCCCAGCTCCTGCTCCTTGCGGCGCAGCACGCTCTCCACGCGGGCGCCCAGCTCCAGCGCGTCGAAGGGCTTGGTGATGTAGTCGTCTCCGCCCAGCTTCAGGGCGCGGATCTTCGAGGCGGTCTCCGCGCGAGCGGAGATGAAGATGACGGAGATGTGGCCGCTGGCGCGCTCGGCTTTGATCTCCTCGATGAAGTCGAAGCCATCGCCGTCGGGCAGCCCCACGTCCAGGAGGATGGCGTCCGGCCGGCGCTCGCGCAGCACGCGGCGGGCGTCCTCCAGAGTGCCGGCCACGGACACCTCGAAGCCGAGGCTGGTCAGCACCTCGCTGCAGATGCCAGAGATCTTCGAATCGTCATCCACCACCAGCACGCGACCGTGCTGCTGGCCGGTGCGCCCGCGCACCAGCGAGTCCACGGTGGCCACCAGCTTGTCGGCCATCAGCGGCCGCAGGAGGAAAGCGTCCGCGCCGGAGCGGAAGGCGCGCTGGCGCTCATCGAAGGAGGAGCTGATCAGCAGCGGCGTGCGGCGGGTGTCCGGATCGTGCCGGAGGATCTCCGCCAGCCGCAGGCCCTCCACGTCCGGCAGCCGCACGGCCACGAGGATGACGTCGGGGTGGTGACGACGGGCGGCGCTGATGCCCTCCTCGGCGGTGCTGGCGATGCGCACGTCATAGCCGCGCCCCATGAGCAGGCCCTTGACGAGGTAGGCCAGCTCCGTCTCGCTCTCGATGACGAGCACCCGGCCGCGCGGCTCGGGGCGCTTGGGGGTGGAGGAAGGCACCTCGGCCCCCTCCTGCCACAGCTCGCGCGGAGGCTCGGCGGGCAGCACGGTGACGAAGCGCACGCCCTGGCTGCTGGGCTCGCACCAGATGCGGCCGCCGTGGGCCTCGACGATGTGGCGGCAGATGGCCAGGCCCAGGCCGGTGCCGCGCACGGTGCGGTTGGCGGGGGTGCGCGCCTGCTCGAAGCGGTCGAAGATGCGCTCCAGGTTCTCCTCGGCGATGGGCTCGCCGCTGTTCCAGCACGAGAGCGACACGTAGCCTGGCAGCGCCGAGGTGGCCCGCAGCTCCAGCACCACCTCGCCGCCCTCCGGGGTGAACTTCACCGCGTTGGTGAGCAGGTTGTTGAGCACCTGGTTGATGCGGTTCGGGTCGGACATGGCCCGGAGGCCGTACTGGGGCAGCGAGGTGGACACCTTCACCCGCCGCTCCTGGAAGGCGGGCCCGTACTTCTCCACCGCGCGGCGCACCAGCTCGTCCAGGTAGGCCAGCTCGAAGTTCATCCGCAGCCGGCCCTTGGCGAACTTGGCCAGGTCCAGCAGGTCATCCACCAGGGCGTTGAGCTTCTCGGTGGACTCCTTGGCGAGCGCCAGGTAGCGCTGCTGCTTCTCGTTGATGGGGCCGGCCAGGAAGTTGAGCACCAGGTCCAGCGCGCCGGAGATGGAGGTGAGCGGCGTGCGCAGCTCGTGGCTCACCATCGAGACGAACTCGTCCTTGCGGTCCTCGAGCATCTTCTGCTCGGTGACGTCGCGCAGCACCACGCACACCCCGCGCACGTTGCCGCGCGCGTCATTCACCGGGGTGACGGTGACCTGGATGTGGCGGTCGAACAGCTCCACCTCCTCCTTGAGCACCTGCGAGCCGCTGTACTCCCAGCCCCGGATGAGCTCGGAGGGCTCGAAGCCCAGGCGCTCCTCCAGCATGCGCCCGGTGAGCGTGGCGGTGTCGTCTCCCAGCCGCAGCAGCTCCCGGGCGGCGGGGTTGATGACGACGATGGCGTCCGCCTCATCGGTGAGCAGCACGCCGTCGGTCATCGACTCGACCATGCGCTCGATGCGGCGGCGGGCCTCCTCCTCCACGGAGCGCAGGCTCTGGATGGCGTCGGCCGTCTGATTGGCCAGCGTGTCCAGCAGCACCCCGTCGTCCTCGCTGAAGGCCTGGGGCTTCTCGGAGAACAGCGACAGCATGCCCACCGGCTTGCCGCCGGCCACCAGGGACACGGTGAGCTGGCTGGGGTAGACGGCCGGGGCGCTGTCGTCCTGGGAGATGTTGCCCGTAACGCGGGTGGTGAGCCGGTCCTCGGGCAGCAGGTTGCCGGAGCTGCGCCGGTAGGCGCCCAGCATGGACTCCTTGACGCTGAGCAGGGCCTTCTCGCCCACGGTGCCCAGGCAGCGCAGGCGCAGGATGGCGCTGCGCGAGTCGTCGGGGGCGATCAGCGCCGCGCCGCAGTCATACGGCAGCACCCGGGCCACGGCGCTGAGCACGCGGTCGATGATGGCCTCGTAGCTGGGCGGATCCGAGGCGCTGGCGCGGCTCACCTCATAGAGGACGAAGAGGGCCTCCACGCGCTGGTTGAGCTGGCGCAGCAGCCGCTCCTTGTCGCGGCGCAGCTGGGTGAACTCCACCGCGTTCTTCACGGTGATGAGGAGGTCGGTCACCTCCCAGGGCTTGGTGATGTAGCGGTAGACCTGGCCCTGGTTGATGGCGGCGATGATGTCTTCGGGCTCCGTGTAGCCCGTGAGGAGCAGCGCGGTGACGTCGAGGCCCTCCTCGCGCGCGGCCGTCACCAGCTCGATGCCCGTCATCTCCGGCATGCGCTGGTCGGTGACGAGCACGTCCACCGTGTGGGTGCGCAGGATGGAGAGCGCCTCGGGGCCGGAGGTCGCGGTGAAGACGTGGTACTGGCGCTGGAACATCCGACTGAGGATGTCCAGCACGTCCGGCTCGTCGTCGACGAGGAGCAGGGTGGGTCGGGGGTCGGACAAAACGCCTGGAATTGTACGCTCAGATCAGCAGGGGGCCCCAAATTCTCGTATGGCGCCCCGGCGGGAGAGAGAGGACCCGGACAGTAGGATCGCCTGCCTGCTTGAAAGCATTGACTCTACACGCCTGTTCAGGGAGATTGGATACTGAAAGCCTGTTGCCCTGGCAGGGGAGCGCCTGGTCGCTGGCCGAGTGAGGGAGCGTGGCATGGAAGAGCTGACCGAACGCCAGCGAGAGATCCTCGCCTTCATCGTGAAGGAGACGGAGTCGCGGGGCTTCCCGCCCACCATCCGAGAGATCGGCGAGCAGATGGACATCCGCTCGACCAACGGGGTGAACGATCACCTCAAGGCGCTGGAGCGCAAGGGCTACCTGAACCGAGGCGAGCAGCAGAGCCGCTCGCTGGTGCCGACCAAGCGAGCGCGGCTGCTGCTGGGGCTGGGCGCCAAGAAGGACTCCGGGTTCCTGGAGGTGCCGCTGCTGGGCAAGGTGGCGGCGGGCGCGCCGCAGCTGGCCCAGGAGAACCCGGAGGACTCGGTCAAGATCGACAGCTTCCTGCTCGGAGGCACCGGAGGCCGCGAGGTCTTCGCCCTGCGGGTGAAGGGGCAGTCGATGATCGAGGACGGCATCCACGACGGGGACTACCTGTTCGTGCGCAAGACGCCCTCCGCTCAGCCCGGGGACATCGTGGTGGCGCTCATCGAGGACGAGGCCACGGTGAAGCGCTACTACCCGGAGGGTGAGCGCATCCGGTTCCAGCCTGCCAACGCGACGATGCAGCCCATCTACGTGAGCAAGGCGGACTTCCGCTCGACGATGCTGCTGGGCATCGTCGTGGGCGTGTACCGCAAGCTGCCCGGAGGCCGGAGCTAACCCCTCTGGGCCTCCGCGGCGCTCTGGCTCAACCTGTCTGATGTCAGACAGGTTTGTGCAGAGCCTCTCAAGGGCAGGCGACGGCGCCGCCCCCGTCCTTGCCCGTGACACGGGCGCACACGGTCTTCACCATCTCCGCGTCCTTCAACTCGCGCGCCAGCCGGGCGGTGCGCAGTTGGAGGTCCACGTCCTGAGCCATCTCCGGCTCGGACGACAGGGCCGCGAGGATGCGCAGCGCATCCGGCTTGCGCCCGAAGGTCACGAGCAGGTCCGACAGCTCGGTCAGCTCCCGCAGGTCCGAACCGGACACGGTGCCCAGGGCCAGCTCCAGCTCTTCCTCGGCGGCCTTGCGGTCCTCACGAGCCAGGTGGAGGCGGGCGATGGCCACGTGGACGATGGCGCGGTCCTTCACGCGCAGCGACTCCCGGAAGGCGGACAGGGCATCGGCGCTCTTGCCCTGGCTCGCGTAGATCTCCCCGACCAGCTCCCACAGCGCCGGATCCCGAGGCGACTTGGTGGCGGCCTCGCGGTAGGAGCCCGCGGCCTCATCGAGCTTGCCGGCGCGCACCTGCTCATCTCCGAGCGCGGTGAGCACCTCGGGCGCGCGCACGCCCTGGGAGGCCGCCTTCTGGAGCAGCGCGAAGGCTTCCGCGTTGCGCTTGTCCTGCAGCAGCACCTCCACCCCGCGCATGAGCAGCGGGGGCTTCAAGGTGTCCGGGCTGGTCTGAGAGGCGAGCACGAAGTGGCGGATGGCCTCGTCCTTCTCGCCACGCTTGAGGTGCAGCTCGCCCAGTTGCTCCAGCGCGTTGAAGTCATTGGGGTACAGGGCCAGGGCCTTGCGCAGCGAGCTCTGCGCATCCTCGTCCTTGCCGAGCTGGACCTGGATGAAGCCGATGCGGCTCCAGGTGGTGGAGCGCTTGGGATCGATCTCGAGGGCGGCCTGGAACTCGGCGATGGCCTCGGTGTACTTGCCCATGGAGAGGTACACCTCGCCGACGGCGGCGGGCAGACGCGGATCCTTGGGGGCGTACTGCTTCATCTCGTTGAACGAGAGCAGCGCCTGGTCGAAGTTGCCCTGGAGGTACTCGGAGGTGCCCTTGATGTAGAGGCCCTCGGCCCGATCCTTGGGGTCGACTTTGGGGGTGTCGTCGCAGGCAGCGGCGGCGGCAAGCAAGGCGATCAGCGGGAGGGCGCGCAGGCGCGAGGGCATGGAGGGGGCTCTGGGCTCAGAAGTGGTACGAGATTCCGGCGTTGAGATCGAGGTTGAGGCCATCGCCGAGTCCGTTCTCGGCGAGCCCCAGGGTGGCCTGGGCGAGGTTGGTGCCGACCTCGAGGTTGAAGCCCACCTTGCCGGCGATGCGGTACTCGAGTCCGCCGAAGCCAATCACGGTGGGCAGCGCGCCGGTGGACTGGAAGGGGCCGAACTGCCCGAAGCCAAGCTGCACGCCCAGGCCCAGGCCCCAGTACGGGTGCAGGGAGTGTTGCAGCCGATAGTAGTGGCGCGCGCCAATGACGCTGGGCAGCACGCGGAGGCGCCCCGCCTGCCCCTCCTCCGAGGAGCGAAGGAAGGAGATGCCCACCTGCAGGAAGCCAACCCACTCGGGATGGAAGGCGTAGCCGACCTCCAGATCCGCGCCGGGGTTGAGGGCCACCAGGTTGTTGATGAAGGAGTTGTTGATGCGCAGCCCCAGCACCAGCCCTCCGCCCGGGGCCTCCTTGACGCTGCCGAGCAGGGGCTGTGCCGGGGAGACCTTGCCGGAGGGCACCAGCTCGGCCAGGAGCTGCTCGCCGATGGCGTCGGCCACCTGCAGGAGCGCATCCGGCGTCTCCGCCTCGGCGCGGGGCCGGGCGAGGCTGCGGCCGCGCACGCTGTCCAGCAGGCTGACGGTGAGCAGGTACTTGTCCCCGAAGCGATCCAGCCGGCCCGTCACCATGTAGCGCGCGCCGGTGATGCTCGAAAGCTGCTCGATGCAGGTGCCCTGGGAACAACTGCCGGAGCCCAGGAGCTGGCGCTGACGCTCGGCGCTCAACATGGCCTCGATGTCGCGCTGGGTCAGCACCTTGAGCCGGGGGGACTCGGCGAGCCGACTCGCGATGAGAGAGGCGATGCCGGGCGCATCCTCCTGGGCTGCCTTGTTGGCCTCCAGGGCGAGCACCGCCACGGTGGGGATCTCCGCGGCGGCCTTGTCGGGCTGCGCGGTGGAGGAAGCCTCCGAGGCGGCAGGCGGCGTGGCACCCTCTGCCGGGGGCTCGGCGGGCGCGGGAGCCACCGGCTCGGGCACGGGAGCGGGCGCGGCGGGGGCCTCGGCGGGCGGGGTGGAAGGCGCCTCGGCGGAAGCTGGTGCCTGGGCACGAGCCACCGTCGAGATCAGCAGACAGGCGACGAACGGGAGAAGAAGGCGCTTCACTGGTGACACTCTAGGGGAATCAGCCCCGCAGGCCATCCCCCTGCCCTCTCCCGCTCAGGAGGAAGGCAGGGGACCGAGGTAGTCGAGCGGCTCCACGGGCTTGCCGCCCACGCGGACCTCGAAGTGGAGGTGGGGGCCGGAGGTACGGCCGGACTCGCCCACCGTGGCGATGACCTGGGAGCGGCGCACACTCTGGCCGGTCTTCACCCTCAGGTCGCGGTTGTGGGCATACAGGGTGATGAGGCCATTGGGGTGCTGGACGATGACGAGCAACCCATAGCCCTGCTGCTCGCCCGCGAAGAGGATCTCCCCCTCCTGGGCGGTCTTCACCGGGGTGCCCGCAGGCGCGGCCAGGTCGATGCCGTCATGGGGCTCCTTGCCCTTCTTTCCGAAGCGCCCGTACAGCACCCCTCGGAGCGGCCAGTCGAGCATCCCCCGGGTCGCCGGTGCGGGACGCGCCGTCCCCTTCCCCGCCTGAGTGCCCCCTGGGCGCGCTGGAGGCCGTGGGCGCGGCGGCAGGTTCTCCCGGCTCGCCACGGGAGGCCCCTTCCCCTCGGAGACAGGCTCCAGGTCCGGCTCCGAGTGGGGCTCCTCCACCTCGGCCACCCCGGTGGGGATGAGCAACTCCTGGCCCACCGACAGACCGCGGGCATCCTTGATGCCGTTGGCCGCGCTCAGGTCCTCCACGGTGACGCCGTAGGTGCGGGCGATGCGGAAGAGGGTCTCCCCGCGCGCCACGCGGTGGCG
Encoded here:
- a CDS encoding FecR domain-containing protein, which codes for MKRQAPFLIGLVLILAALPLGYFLFLHKPPPPPPPPPVVAPPPVVEAPVPDKPVEMEISEVSGTVEVRRKDGTWQKVEKGVTLRATDAVRTRDGSYAVLIGGESVLVRMDSGTEVTVEQLSDSLSRIMLASGMATTTVRPGSRHTFEVKAANSDAVARATEGTFTMSNDGEGTVAVGSREGQVEFVGNGKVVIVRAGQQSVVRPGSNGPSEPTPVPASLLRKVQWPAGRQNKREIVVQGQAEPGIRLEVGGETFSPSKDGSFTRTVALKEGENEVKIRAVSVGGSQQEDSQKFSVDTRPPVIKKLKTPWGNAGGQITPAQPDSP
- a CDS encoding sensor histidine kinase, coding for MKLYQQLILFMLAVTVLPLAGVGFWLLSSSEAQLAARIAGEQRALAVATAESVDAALMKTVDAMALVVESWDWAGLTEEELHGALSLVYRQSSAVSAVLRLDAEGKPLGRAVFSEKEGEGPEGHPGFDPVNLELLARAVPVQPLRFGDKGQAALGRVYAHQQSGRAAVAVAIKLEPGEGASFVLAEIVFKDLEKLLTQKAKGSLGRIDLVDSGGRILASSHPQRRLRDLEPEVAAHLRTQGAEIEQSFQTSDPPLRVSAARVSGKLDFNVVVSVDEERAMGPVRSMRSTVLMSIGGTLAVLLALGALYTRRITERLSKVVEGAEAFGRGELDRRVKVDGFDEISALASTFNHMGAELEAARARLMRWNDDLRAKVDEAMAELQAAQVQLLEAQKLAAVGQLGAGVAHELNNPLAGILGYVQLMLMTRPDADPDLDMLRKIELSAKRCKEITQNLLRFSQQSQRAEMRPMDLNAVARDALSLTENQSKAEGITLAMELAPELPRVKADPGQTTQVILALLSNARTAMLKVPTKQLTVRTGEREGRCFVEVEDTGKGIAPEHRERIFEPFFTTKDVWSNVGLGLSVAYRVINEAGGSIEVRTEQGKGSCFTVWLLKA
- a CDS encoding response regulator is translated as MSDPRPTLLLVDDEPDVLDILSRMFQRQYHVFTATSGPEALSILRTHTVDVLVTDQRMPEMTGIELVTAAREEGLDVTALLLTGYTEPEDIIAAINQGQVYRYITKPWEVTDLLITVKNAVEFTQLRRDKERLLRQLNQRVEALFVLYEVSRASASDPPSYEAIIDRVLSAVARVLPYDCGAALIAPDDSRSAILRLRCLGTVGEKALLSVKESMLGAYRRSSGNLLPEDRLTTRVTGNISQDDSAPAVYPSQLTVSLVAGGKPVGMLSLFSEKPQAFSEDDGVLLDTLANQTADAIQSLRSVEEEARRRIERMVESMTDGVLLTDEADAIVVINPAARELLRLGDDTATLTGRMLEERLGFEPSELIRGWEYSGSQVLKEEVELFDRHIQVTVTPVNDARGNVRGVCVVLRDVTEQKMLEDRKDEFVSMVSHELRTPLTSISGALDLVLNFLAGPINEKQQRYLALAKESTEKLNALVDDLLDLAKFAKGRLRMNFELAYLDELVRRAVEKYGPAFQERRVKVSTSLPQYGLRAMSDPNRINQVLNNLLTNAVKFTPEGGEVVLELRATSALPGYVSLSCWNSGEPIAEENLERIFDRFEQARTPANRTVRGTGLGLAICRHIVEAHGGRIWCEPSSQGVRFVTVLPAEPPRELWQEGAEVPSSTPKRPEPRGRVLVIESETELAYLVKGLLMGRGYDVRIASTAEEGISAARRHHPDVILVAVRLPDVEGLRLAEILRHDPDTRRTPLLISSSFDERQRAFRSGADAFLLRPLMADKLVATVDSLVRGRTGQQHGRVLVVDDDSKISGICSEVLTSLGFEVSVAGTLEDARRVLRERRPDAILLDVGLPDGDGFDFIEEIKAERASGHISVIFISARAETASKIRALKLGGDDYITKPFDALELGARVESVLRRKEQELGASPTTQLPGSNSIEREVQRRLMARRPFAFCYLDLDNLKAYNDYYGFAKADGVVRQTADLLREIFAQEGSPGDFLGHVAGDDFVFIINPESVDRICQHAMEAFDRIIPLYYDRQDRERGHIEAEDRFGEKRKVPIMTVSIIAVISDGVSHDHAELARRAADLKKRAKAIQGSVFLRSDRDRESRTVTG
- the lexA gene encoding transcriptional repressor LexA, producing MEELTERQREILAFIVKETESRGFPPTIREIGEQMDIRSTNGVNDHLKALERKGYLNRGEQQSRSLVPTKRARLLLGLGAKKDSGFLEVPLLGKVAAGAPQLAQENPEDSVKIDSFLLGGTGGREVFALRVKGQSMIEDGIHDGDYLFVRKTPSAQPGDIVVALIEDEATVKRYYPEGERIRFQPANATMQPIYVSKADFRSTMLLGIVVGVYRKLPGGRS
- a CDS encoding tetratricopeptide repeat protein, which gives rise to MPSRLRALPLIALLAAAAACDDTPKVDPKDRAEGLYIKGTSEYLQGNFDQALLSFNEMKQYAPKDPRLPAAVGEVYLSMGKYTEAIAEFQAALEIDPKRSTTWSRIGFIQVQLGKDEDAQSSLRKALALYPNDFNALEQLGELHLKRGEKDEAIRHFVLASQTSPDTLKPPLLMRGVEVLLQDKRNAEAFALLQKAASQGVRAPEVLTALGDEQVRAGKLDEAAGSYREAATKSPRDPALWELVGEIYASQGKSADALSAFRESLRVKDRAIVHVAIARLHLAREDRKAAEEELELALGTVSGSDLRELTELSDLLVTFGRKPDALRILAALSSEPEMAQDVDLQLRTARLARELKDAEMVKTVCARVTGKDGGGAVACP
- a CDS encoding M23 family metallopeptidase, with the translated sequence MAGRGFSRAGLALLLVLGAAGCAGSRASARPEASEEAPPPVKALAAPATPAKGAAAVPIPLRAAHPEPELISVRHRVARGETLFRIARTYGVTVEDLSAANGIKDARGLSVGQELLIPTGVAEVEEPHSEPDLEPVSEGKGPPVASRENLPPRPRPPARPGGTQAGKGTARPAPATRGMLDWPLRGVLYGRFGKKGKEPHDGIDLAAPAGTPVKTAQEGEILFAGEQQGYGLLVIVQHPNGLITLYAHNRDLRVKTGQSVRRSQVIATVGESGRTSGPHLHFEVRVGGKPVEPLDYLGPLPSS